ATGGTTAACGCCAATACTTTCTGGCGTCCAATGCGATCGCCGAGCGGGCCAAAGACCATGCCGCCAATGGGACGCACTAAAAATGCCGCGGCGAAAGTACCGAATGAGGCAATGAGCTGAGCGGTTGCGCTGGCATCGGCGAAGAAGACCTGGCCGATAATGACGGCGAGATAGCTGTAAACGCCGAAATCAAACCACTCCATGGCGTTACCGAGTGCAGCGGCACCCACGGCGCGCTTCAGCAATTTGTTGTCGATGACGGTGATATCATCAACCGTTAACCCGCTGGAGGTCGCCGGCTTATCTGAAATCGATCCTGTGCTCATAATATCCCCTGAGAAAAAGTGGCGCGATCTTATAGCTTTCGCAGCCGTTATTTCATTGAAGGAAAAGAAAGCTATAAGAGGCTAAAGA
The sequence above is a segment of the Candidatus Pantoea floridensis genome. Coding sequences within it:
- a CDS encoding MFS transporter — its product is MSTGSISDKPATSSGLTVDDITVIDNKLLKRAVGAAALGNAMEWFDFGVYSYLAVIIGQVFFADASATAQLIASFGTFAAAFLVRPIGGMVFGPLGDRIGRQKVLALT